DNA sequence from the Ogataea parapolymorpha DL-1 chromosome II, whole genome shotgun sequence genome:
CtgatctttttccagcatgGAGCCAGTGACGTGAATATTTCTCAAAGGTATAATCTGCCTATGCAGCTTTGGCATTCTGGCCACATGACTGCTCCACTGCCTCAGCATCTCGAGTATGATTACTTTGTCTTAATTTTTATTTGGTGTAATTTTTTACTACCATTTTAATGAcgtggtgtacgggtgtgAATACATAAACACCTCAGTAGCCATAGCAGCTACCATGGATGATAGGGcacttttggaaaaggaatctgaaaacaagaagaagcacGGCATACGGTGGTCAACAGCTCAAGAAAGGCCAATGCGATAAATCTCATTTTTATACGAACACCCACCGAAGCCCTTATCGGTCTTTTGACGCAGCAGCTTAATTATCTGAGGCTGGTTATCAATTTTTGCCTTCCAGATAAAATATATTTCCCTATTTATATTCATCCGTTTATCCTAGCAATCGTCCAAAAAACAAGAATTCTGTTATATTTCAATTCCCATTATGAAGCTCTCGATGTCTATTCTGGCCCTAGTGGCCACTAGCATTGGGTCGGCGCAAGCCGCTgccatcaaaaaagataCCGCGGGGCAACACCCCCTCGGAATGAACTCCAACTTTGGCGATGTTTTCGTGGAGAAAGGCAAGTCTTTGCTCGACCGTGTTTCTGAGGTTGTGAGCGAGTCGTCCAAGAATATTTCCCCAGAATTGAGGGACATTTGGAATGAAATGGAGGCCAAGTTCCCAGATACCCTCAGAAACATGAAGCTCAAGTCAGAGCCGGCAGTCAAAATTACAAAGAAACCTGCCGATTTTTGGGACTTCAATGTTCTCAATGAGAAGTTCTCCAACTACAAGCTGAGGGTTAAGAAGACCGACCCGGGAGCATTGGGACTGGACCACACAAGACAGTACTCTGGATACTTGGATgtggaggacgaagacAAGCATTTCTTCTATTGGATGTTTGAGTCCAGAAATGACCCGGTCAACGACCCTGTGATTCTGTGGCTCAACGGTGGTCCAGGATGCTCTTCCTTGACTGGAatgctttttgagctcggcTCTGCTTCTATCGGTCCAGATCTCAAGCCAATCAACAACCCATATTCGTGGAATTCCAATGCCACTGTGATTTTCCTTGACCAGCCTGTCAATGTTGGATTCTCGTACTCTTCCAAGTCTGTTTCTAACACGGTCGCAGCTGGTAAAGACGTCTATgctttcttggagttgtTCTACCAGCAATTCCCACACTTGCTGAAGAACGACTTCCACATCGCCGGCGAGTCGTACGGTGGTCATTACATCCCAGTGTTTGCCTCCGAGATTCTCACCCATGCTGACAGATCTTTCAACCTCACTTCGGTGTTGATTGGTAACGGTTTGACCGACCCACTTAACCAGTACCCATTCTACGAGAGAATGGCATGCTCTACTGATGGTGGCTATGAGCCAACCCTGGACGAGTCTGAGTGCGAAGGAATGTTGGAGACCTTGCCTAGATGTTTGTCATTGATTGAATCATGCTACAGCTCGCAGTCTGTGTTCTCATGTGTCCCGGCCTCCATCTACTGCAACAACGCACAACTTGGACCATTCCAAAAGACCGGCAGAAACGTCTACGACGTTAGAAAGATGTGCGAGGGAACTCTGTGCTACAAAGACATGGAATACATTGACCAATATTTGAACCAGGACTTTGTCAAGGAAAAGGTTGGCGCTGAGGTTGACACTTACGAGTCGTGTAATTTCGACGTGAACAGAAACTTCCTGTTTGCTGGTGATTGGATGAAACCTTACCACAAGAACGTTATCAATCTGCTGGAGCAAGGTCTTCCTGTCCTGATTTACGCAGGAGACAAGG
Encoded proteins:
- a CDS encoding Carboxypeptidase Y, with the translated sequence MKLSMSILALVATSIGSAQAAAIKKDTAGQHPLGMNSNFGDVFVEKGKSLLDRVSEVVSESSKNISPELRDIWNEMEAKFPDTLRNMKLKSEPAVKITKKPADFWDFNVLNEKFSNYKLRVKKTDPGALGLDHTRQYSGYLDVEDEDKHFFYWMFESRNDPVNDPVILWLNGGPGCSSLTGMLFELGSASIGPDLKPINNPYSWNSNATVIFLDQPVNVGFSYSSKSVSNTVAAGKDVYAFLELFYQQFPHLLKNDFHIAGESYGGHYIPVFASEILTHADRSFNLTSVLIGNGLTDPLNQYPFYERMACSTDGGYEPTLDESECEGMLETLPRCLSLIESCYSSQSVFSCVPASIYCNNAQLGPFQKTGRNVYDVRKMCEGTLCYKDMEYIDQYLNQDFVKEKVGAEVDTYESCNFDVNRNFLFAGDWMKPYHKNVINLLEQGLPVLIYAGDKDFICNWLGNQAWSNELPWSGHDEFESAELYNLTLKDGTKVGEVKNAGKFTFARMFDGGHMVPYDQPESSLAMVNRWIAGDYSLGTKK